In one window of Gadus chalcogrammus isolate NIFS_2021 chromosome 12, NIFS_Gcha_1.0, whole genome shotgun sequence DNA:
- the boka gene encoding bcl-2-related ovarian killer protein homolog A, which produces MEMLRRSSVFAAEVMDVFDRSPTDKELVSQAKALCRDYIHSRLNRAGIGWTKPDHGLSASGGSALGDTSSVILWLGDELEYLRPNIYRNVAKQLNITVASESIVSDAFLAVAAEIFSTGVTWGKVVSLYAVAGALAVDCVRHGHPAMVHTIVDCMGEFVRKSLIPWLKRRGGWVDVTKCVINTDPSFRAHWLVSAASTCGQYLKAVVFYLLREK; this is translated from the exons ATGGAGATGCTCCGTCGCTCCTCGGTGTTCGCGGCCGAAGTGATGGACGTGTTTGACCGCTCGCCCACCGATAAGGAGCTGGTGTCCCAGGCGAAGGCGCTGTGTAGGGACTACATCCACTCCAGACTCAACCGGGCCGGTATCGGCTGGACCAAGCCGGACCACGGGCTGTCTGCGTCGGGCGGCAGCGCGCTGGGGGACACCTCGTCGGTCATCCTGTGGCTAG GTGATGAGCTGGAATACCTTCGCCCGAACATCTACCGTAACGTGGCGAAGCAGCTGAACATCACCGTGGCGTCCGAGAGCATCGTGTCCGACGCCTTCCTAGCCGTCGCCGCCGAGATCTTCTCCACAG GTGTGACGTGGGGGAAGGTGGTCTCCCTGTACGCGGTGGCGGGGGCTCTGGCGGTGGACTGCGTGCGTCATGGCCACCCCGCCATGGTCCACACCATCGTGGACTGCATGGGGGAGTTCGTCCGCAAGAGCCTGATCCCCTGGCTGAAGAGGCGCGGGGGATGG GTGGACGTCACCAAGTGTGTGATCAACACAGACCCCAGCTTCAGAGCCCATTGGCTGGTGTCGGCCGCCAGCACCTGTGGCCAGTACCTGAAGGCGGTGGTGTTCTACCTGCTGAGGGAGAAGTGA